The genomic segment GAGCACGATGCCCTCGGTCTCGGGGTCGTTCTCATAAAGCTCGAGGATGTCGATGAAGTCCGAGCCGACGATCGGGTCACCGCCGATGCCGACGATCGACGAGTTGCCGAGCCCGGCCTGCTTGAGCTCGTTGCCGATCTGGTAGGTCAGGGTGCCGGACTTCGAGACGACTCCGATCGAGCCCTTCTCGAAGAACTTGTCGGGGATGATCCCGACGTTGGCCTTGCCGGGCGAGAGCACGCCGGGGCAGTTCGGTCCGATCAGCCTCGTTCCCGCCGCCTTCGCCTTCCAGTAGACGTTCAGCATGTCGAGCACGGGGATGCCCTCGGTGATCGCGATGACGGTTTCGATGCCGGCGTCGATCGCCTCCTCGATCGCCGCCGCGGCGAACCGCGCCGGGACGAAGACCATCGAGGTGTTCGCGCCCGCTTCCGAGCGCGCCTCGGCGATCGAGTCGAAGATCGGCGTGCCCTCGACGTCCTGGCCGCCCTTGCCGGGCGTGACGCCGGCGACGAGATCGGTGCCGTAGTCGCGGTTTCTCGAGCCGTGGAAGCTGCCCTCGCGGCCGGTCAGCCCCGAGACG from the Thermoleophilia bacterium SCSIO 60948 genome contains:
- the sucD gene encoding succinate--CoA ligase subunit alpha, with the translated sequence MSIIVGSDTKLVVSGLTGREGSFHGSRNRDYGTDLVAGVTPGKGGQDVEGTPIFDSIAEARSEAGANTSMVFVPARFAAAAIEEAIDAGIETVIAITEGIPVLDMLNVYWKAKAAGTRLIGPNCPGVLSPGKANVGIIPDKFFEKGSIGVVSKSGTLTYQIGNELKQAGLGNSSIVGIGGDPIVGSDFIDILELYENDPETEGIVLVGEIGGDAEERAAEYIADHVTKPVVAYIAGFTAPPGKQMGHAGAIISGSSGTAAAKKEALEAKGVRVGTSPTETAKLAAEAL